The genomic window CGCCAGCTGGTATTATATTCGGCAAGCATATCCGAATAAACCGGTTACACCCGCACCCGTGCCCATAACAAATAATCCGGTGGAAACCGTTCCGGTGGTTGCGGAAACTTCAACCGAAACGAGCGTTGTTACCCCTGAACCCACCTCCACCGTTCCACAATTTTCAGCCGAAGCGCCGATTGAGTTTCCTTCAAAGCTTCTTGTTGAAAGCGTGGATACTGATCAAGACGGGTTAACCGATGTGGCCGAGGAGGTTTTTAGAACCGACCCAAATATACCGGATACTGATAATGACAGTTATAATGACGGCTTAGAGGTTTATAATTTATACAATCCAAACGGCATCGCGCCGGTACGGCTCATTGATTCCGGATACGTGAAGGATTTTGTCAACCCGACTTTTGGCTACGAGTTATATTATCCGGCCGATTGGGCCGCCGGTAATGTGGATGGCAGTTATAGGGACATGCTTTTTAGTACTTTGGGCGGAGAAAATATTGAGGTTAGAGTTTTTGACCATGATCCGGCCCTAAGTTTTGCTGACTGGTTCGGACAGTGGGCCCCTGACCAAAATTATGGCGATCTGACTACTTTTGGCGGTTATTTTAAAGATCAGGGCATGGCCAGAAGCGATCATCTGGTTTACTATTTTTATGATGCCAACCACGCGTATGTAATTGTCTATCACACCACCGATTCAATGACGGCTAATTATAAGTCAATCATTACAATGATAGCCAGAAGTATGAGATTACCCGCTACCGAGCCAACTCCAACCGAAGCTACTACCACTGAAGCTACTACCACCGCCCTATGATTTCTGTTTACATAAATCGGGAGATAAAAGCGTCGCCATCTGATCAGGAAATAAAAAAAATATTAAGTTTAATTGGAAAAAAGTTAAAATTCGCCGGCCAGATTGAGATAAATATTATTGGCGAAAGCGTGATTAAAAAATTAAATAAAAAATACCGCAAAAAAGATAAAGTGACGGATGTGCTGTCGTTTGCCTGGCAAGAAGATAAAATAATAAACAGTGATTTTATCGGCCAGATTTATATCTGCTATCCGCAAATACAAAGACAGGCGAAGGAATTTAAGGTGTCAGCCGGCGAAGAATTTATCAGAATTTTGACGCACGGGGTTTTGCACCTGTTGGGTTATGACCATGTGGAAGAAAATGGTGCCAAAAAAATGTTCAAAATCCAGGAAGACATAGTTAAAAAGTTTTTATGATTTCACTTAAGCGTTTTTTTAAAAGTTTTATTCATGCCCTGCGCGGACTGGCCTTTGTTTTTAATTCCGAACAAAATTTTCGCCTGCAGGTGTTGGTAGGGATACTGGTAATGATAGCCGCGTTTTATTTCCCGTTGCGCAACTTGGAAAGGATAGCGCTGATGATGCTGGTCTTACTGGTTTTGTTGGTAGAAATTTTAAATACCGCCTTTGAGTATTTCAGCGATTTATTAAAACCGCGCTTACATCATTATGTGCATATTGTAAAAGATTTGATGGCCGGAGCTGTTTTTTTGACATCACTGGTGGCGGCGATTGTGGGGGCCATTATCCTCCTGCCTCACTTCATAAATTTGTTCAAATGATGTATAATGTTTTTATATGAAACGCGGACATAATCATTTAATTAGCGGCCTTGATATCGGTTCGGACATGGTGAGAATGGCTGTGGGACAATTGGCTGAAAAAGAAAACGGAGCACCGGAACTGCAAATTTTAGGGGCCGCTGAATATGCCTCTGAAGGCGTGCACAAGGGTGTTATCAGCAGTATTGAAGATGTTGTATCTTCAATTTCCGGCTGTCTGGAAAGAGCAGAAAGAGTTGTGGGCGTGCCGGTTGACACGGCCTGGGTTGGAATTTCCGGATTGCATATTTTGCCGCAAAGCAGTAAAGGCGTGGTGGCTGTCTCAAAATCAAACAGTGAAATAGCCGGAGAAGACGTGGCCCGCGCGCTTGAGGCGGCCAGATCCATTGCCACACCGCTCAATTATGAGGTTTTGCACGTTTTGCCCTGTGCCTATACGGTTGACGGTCAGACCGGCATCAAAGACCCGATTGGCATGACCGGCGTTCGTCTTGAGGTTGATGCCCATATTATTTTAGGTGCATCTTCGCAGATCAAAAATCTAACCAAAGCCGTATATCGCGCCGGCATTGATATTGAGGATATGGTGCTTTCCATTTTGGCCACAGCCGAAGCCGTTGTCACCAAAAGACAGAAAGAATTGGGGGTGGCAGTCATAAATCTGGGCGGTTCAACCACCAGTTTGGCGGTTTTTGAAGAAGGCGAGCTGCTTCACACTGCGGTTTTGCCGGTTGGGTCAGAACATATTACCAATGATGTGGCTATTGGCCTGCGCACTTCGGTTGATATGGCCGAGAGGGTAAAACTTGAGTTTGGCGATTGTGTGCCTAATTTAACTGTCAAAAATGATGAAATTGATTTGTTTGACGTGGGGTCGTCTGATCATGAATTAATTAAAAAGAAATATTTAAGTGAAATAATTTCGGCCCGGGTTGAAGAAATTTTACAAAAAGTTGATGAGGAATTGCGGCGCATCGGGCGCAGCGGCCTGCTCCCGGCCGGAGTGGTGTTTACCGGCGGCGGCGCCAAACTTCCCGGTCTCACTGAAATGGCAAAAAAGGTTCTGCGTTTACCGGCCACTTTGGGCTATCCGATAAACATGACCAGCGTTACTGACAAAATCAATGATTTGGGTTTTGCCACTGCCATTGGTTTGGTTAAATGGGGTACTAATATGATGGGAGCCGGCGCGAGCAGGCCTGATGGTGCGCTCATGCGCAACTTAAAAGGCCTTGGTAA from Patescibacteria group bacterium includes these protein-coding regions:
- the ybeY gene encoding rRNA maturation RNase YbeY produces the protein MISVYINREIKASPSDQEIKKILSLIGKKLKFAGQIEINIIGESVIKKLNKKYRKKDKVTDVLSFAWQEDKIINSDFIGQIYICYPQIQRQAKEFKVSAGEEFIRILTHGVLHLLGYDHVEENGAKKMFKIQEDIVKKFL
- a CDS encoding diacylglycerol kinase family protein produces the protein MISLKRFFKSFIHALRGLAFVFNSEQNFRLQVLVGILVMIAAFYFPLRNLERIALMMLVLLVLLVEILNTAFEYFSDLLKPRLHHYVHIVKDLMAGAVFLTSLVAAIVGAIILLPHFINLFK
- the ftsA gene encoding cell division protein FtsA, translating into MKRGHNHLISGLDIGSDMVRMAVGQLAEKENGAPELQILGAAEYASEGVHKGVISSIEDVVSSISGCLERAERVVGVPVDTAWVGISGLHILPQSSKGVVAVSKSNSEIAGEDVARALEAARSIATPLNYEVLHVLPCAYTVDGQTGIKDPIGMTGVRLEVDAHIILGASSQIKNLTKAVYRAGIDIEDMVLSILATAEAVVTKRQKELGVAVINLGGSTTSLAVFEEGELLHTAVLPVGSEHITNDVAIGLRTSVDMAERVKLEFGDCVPNLTVKNDEIDLFDVGSSDHELIKKKYLSEIISARVEEILQKVDEELRRIGRSGLLPAGVVFTGGGAKLPGLTEMAKKVLRLPATLGYPINMTSVTDKINDLGFATAIGLVKWGTNMMGAGASRPDGALMRNLKGLGNAGGNFKKWIKALIP